A genome region from Eremothecium gossypii ATCC 10895 chromosome VII, complete sequence includes the following:
- a CDS encoding UTP--glucose-1-phosphate uridylyltransferase (Syntenic homolog of Saccharomyces cerevisiae YKL035W (UGP1) and YHL012W) has product MLSVGRKHNKTHSTYAFESNTNNVAASQMRNVLNKLADSVKDEKTRCRFENELDSFFTLFRRYLVEKSSDTTLEWEKIKSPSAEEVTAYSDIGASENLASLEKLAVLKLNGGLGTSMGCVGPKSVIEVRDGNTFLDLSVRQIEYLNRQYDSDVPLLLMNSFNTDADTEHLIKKYSANRIRIRSFNQSRFPRVYRDSLLPVPQDYNDKLDAWYPPGHGDLFEALHASGELDALLAQGREILFVSNGDNLGATVDLKILNHMIETGAEYIMELTDKTRADVKGGTLISYEGQVRLLEVAQVPKEHIDEFKNIRKFTNFNTNNLWINLKAIKRLVESSSLTMEIIPNKKTITRNGNEIEVLQLETACGAAIRHFKGAHGVVVPRSRFLPVKTCSDLLLVKSDLFYLEHGALKLDPSRFGPNPLIKLGSHFKKVSGFNAHIPHIPKIIELDHLTITGNVYLGKNVTLKGTVIVVCSDGQRIDIPNGSVLENVVITGNLQILEH; this is encoded by the coding sequence ATGTTGTCGGTAGGCAGAAAACACAATAAGACGCACTCGACGTATGCGTTCGAGTCGAACACGAACAACGTTGCGGCATCGCAGATGCGCAACGTGCTGAACAAGCTGGCGGACTCGGTCAAAGACGAGAAGACGCGGTGCCGGTTCGAGAACGAGTTGGACTCGTTCTTCACGCTGTTCCGTCGGTACCTAGTGGAGAAGTCGTCGGACACGACGCTGGAGTGGGAGAAGATCAAGTCTCCGAGCGCGGAGGAGGTGACGGCGTACTCGGACATCGGGGCGTCGGAGAACTTGGCGAGCCTGGAGAAGCTGGCGGTGCTGAAGCTGAACGGTGGGCTGGGCACGTCGATGGGGTGCGTCGGGCCAAAGTCGGTGATTGAGGTGCGGGACGGCAACACGTTCCTGGACCTCTCTGTGCGGCAGATCGAGTACCTGAACCGGCAGTACGACTCGGATGTCCCGCTGTTGCTGATGAACTCGTTCAACACGGACGCAGACACGGAACACCTGATCAAGAAGTACTCGGCGAACCGGATCCGGATCCGCTCGTTCAACCAGTCGCGCTTCCCCCGCGTGTACCGCGACTCGCTGTTGCCAGTTCCACAGGACTACAACGACAAGCTGGACGCGTGGTACCCTCCAGGGCACGGTGACCTGTTCGAGGCACTGCACGCCTCGGGCGAGCTGGACGCGCTGTTGGCACAGGGCAGGGAGATCCTGTTTGTGTCAAACGGTGACAATCTGGGCGCCACTGTTGACCTGAAGATCCTCAACCATATGATCGAGACTGGCGCCGAGTACATCATGGAGCTCACCGACAAGACGCGCGCGGACGTGAAGGGTGGCACTCTAATAAGCTACGAGGGACAGGTGCGCCTGCTTGAGGTTGCTCAGGTTCCAAAGGAGCACATCGACGAGTTCAAGAACATTCGCAAGTTCACGAATTTTAACACGAACAACCTGTGGATCAACTTGAAGGCCATCAAGCGTTTGGTTGAGTCTTCTTCCCTAACCATGGAGATTATCCCCAACAAGAAGACTATCACCAGAAACGGCAACGAGATTGAGGTGCTGCAGCTCGAGACCGCTTGCGGTGCCGCCATCCGTCACTTCAAGGGTGCTCATGGTGTTGTGGTCCCTCGCTCGCGCTTCTTGCCGGTCAAGACTTGCTCTGATCTATTGTTAGTCAAGTCCGATCTCTTCTACCTAGAGCATGGGGCTTTGAAGCTCGACCCATCCCGCTTCGGGCCTAACCCGCTCATCAAGCTCGGCTCTCACTTCAAGAAAGTGTCCGGTTTCAACGCGCACATTCCTCATATCCCCAAGATCATCGAGCTTGACCACCTCACCATCACTGGTAACGTTTACTTGGGCAAGAATGTCACGCTAAAGGGCACTGTCATCGTCGTTTGCTCTGACGGGCAAAGAATTGACATTCCAAACGGCTCCGTCTTGGAAAACGTTGTTATCACGGGTAACTTGCAAATCTTGGAACACTGA
- a CDS encoding haloacid dehalogenase superfamily protein (Syntenic homolog of Saccharomyces cerevisiae YKL033W-A), with protein sequence MDGLLINTEDIYTVAISKLLAQFDKGPLTWDVKIRLQGLPGREAAQKLIDHYDLPLTWEEVEKRNIALQDGLWKDSALLPGVGKLINYLKARDIPIAVCTSSSRLKFEGKTAHLRDVFDKFDIVVTGDDERIPQGRGKPFPDIWQLGLKLLNDNFGASILPAECLVFEDGIPGVESGKAFGAYVVWVPHPESLSVTGDTSAVISGKGEMLRSLEHFKPAEFGL encoded by the coding sequence ATGGACGGTCTCTTAATTAACACTGAGGATATCTACACTGTCGCAATCTCGAAACTGTTAGCGCAATTTGACAAAGGGCCGTTAACATGGGATGTCAAGATCCGACTACAGGGATTGCCGGGACGTGAGGCCGCGCAAAAGCTAATTGACCATTATGACTTGCCATTAACATGGGAAGAAGTCGAAAAGCGCAATATTGCATTACAGGATGGGCTATGGAAAGACAGCGCATTGCTTCCTGGAGTTGGCAAGCTGATAAATTACCTGAAGGCTAGGGACATTCCAATAGCAGTGTGCACTAGTTCCAGTCGCTTGAAATTTGAGGGCAAGACAGCTCATCTGCGGGATGTTTTTGACAAGTTTGATATTGTAGTCACTGGAGATGACGAACGGATTCCCCAAGGAAGAGGTAAGCCTTTTCCCGACATCTGGCAACTTGGGTTAAAGTTACTAAATGACAACTTTGGTGCATCTATCTTACCTGCCGAGTGCTTGGTTTTCGAGGATGGCATCCCTGGTGTCGAATCAGGGAAAGCATTTGGGGCTTATGTAGTCTGGGTCCCCCACCCAGAATCCCTGTCAGTGACGGGCGACACGAGCGCTGTAATTTCGGGTAAAGGTGAGATGCTACGGTCCTTAGAGCATTTTAAGCCCGCTGAATTCGGTCTCTGA
- the PRS3 gene encoding ribose phosphate diphosphokinase subunit PRS3 (Syntenic homolog of Saccharomyces cerevisiae YHL011C (PRS3)) codes for MATNAIKLLAPDIHRGLAELVAKRLGLRLTDCKLKRDCNGEATFSIGESVRDQDIYIITQVGSGDVNDRVLELLIMINASKTASARRITAVIPNFPYARQDRKDKSRAPITAKLMADMLTTAGCDHVITMDLHASQIQGFFDVPVDNLYAEPSVVKYIKEHIPHDDAIIISPDAGGAKRASLLSDRLNLNFALIHKERAKANEVSRMVLVGDVTDKVCIIVDDMADTCGTLAKAAEVLLEHNARSVIAIVTHGILSGKAIENINNSKLDRVVCTNTVPFEEKMKLCPKLDVIDISAVLAESIRRLHNGESISYLFKNNPL; via the coding sequence ATGGCTACTAATGCAATCAAGCTTCTTGCGCCAGATATCCACAGGGGTCTGGCAGAGCTGGTCGCTAAACGCCTAGGCTTACGTCTGACAGACTGCAAGCTTAAGCGGGATTGTAACGGGGAGGCGACATTTTCGATCGGAGAATCTGTTCGAGACCAGGATATCTACATCATCACGCAGGTGGGGTCCGGGGACGTGAACGACCGAgtgctggagctgctcaTCATGATCAACGCTAGCAAGACGGCGTCTGCGCGGCGAATTACGGCTGTGATTCCAAACTTCCCATACGCGCGGCAGGACCGGAAGGATAAGTCACGGGCGCCAATTACCGCGAAGCTCATGGCGGACATGCTGACTACCGCGGGCTGCGATCATGTCATCACCATGGACTTACACGCTTCGCAAATCCAGGGCTTCTTTGATGTACCAGTTGACAACCTTTACGCAGAGCCTAGCGTGGTGAAGTATATCAAGGAGCATATTCCCCACGACGATGCCATCATCATCTCGCCGGATGCTGGTGGTGCCAAACGTGCGTCGCTTCTATCAGATCGCCTAAACTTGAACTTTGCGCTGATTCATAAGGAACGTGCAAAGGCAAACGAAGTGTCCCGCATGGTTCTGGTCGGCGATGTTACCGATAAAGTCTGCATTATCGTTGACGATATGGCGGATACTTGTGGTACGCTGGCCAAGGCGGCAGAAGTGCTGCTAGAGCACAACGCGCGGTCTGTGATAGCCATTGTTACCCACGGTATCCTTTCAGGAAAGGCCATTGAGAACATCAACAATTCGAAGCTTGATAGGGTTGTGTGTACCAACACCGTGCCATTCGAGGAGAAGATGAAGTTATGCCCGAAGTTAGATGTAATTGATATCTCGGCAGTTCTTGCGGAATCCATTCGCCGTCTACACAATGGTGAAAGTATCTCCTACCTCTTTAAAAACAACCCACTATGA
- the ETP1 gene encoding Etp1p (Syntenic homolog of Saccharomyces cerevisiae YHL010C (ETP1)) has protein sequence MNYSIVIEVQGRDSVREAHRSFTLEAQQVLEDQQDDAEPPEETLSIVNMRLKDDKIVSRWMGHGTIRLFKCKEPGATAPFESEEDLLRVPGDNTMCSILFVPGYLNCGELLHWFLGPTVLKQVSHFRLVRLHDRQGEYMVLIKFRKPQDAKRFQSEYNGKRFNSLDGTTCHVVYVKEIIFKDTLFPDPNKDFPYLLRDPFTNGSGMVELPTCPVCLERMDSDTTGLITTACQHTFHCQCLDKWKDGRCPVCRYSNARECEDGANQSHCDVCGSSENLWVCLICGHMGCGRYNSKHAIQHYESSSHCFAMDIATKRVWDYAGDNYVHRLVQNEVDGKLVEIGGITSKRTQEYHLEYVQVLISQLESQREYYEAKLEAATPEPLPDLTEKFEQLRLEAGQRSKKQEQAIADLSHQLQEERLMNTGLRENLEHLSSELDSLRNRHTSLIAENEELQGTVKDLMFHLQSGQMLRDVPDATEGSLVVQTEKEPTPKKKHNKKKPPHRFGKS, from the coding sequence ATGAACTACAGCATAGTAATAGAGGTACAAGGCCGGGACAGTGTTAGAGAGGCACACAGGAGCTTTACCCTAGAGGCACAGCAGGTACTGGAAGACCAGCAGGACGACGCCGAGCCGCCCGAGGAGACGCTTTCGATAGTGAACATGAGGCTTAAAGACGATAAGATTGTGTCGCGGTGGATGGGCCACGGGACCATCCGGCTCTTCAAGTGCAAAGAGCCGGGTGCCACGGCTCCGTTTGAGTCCGAGGAAGACCTTTTACGCGTGCCGGGAGATAACACCATGTGCAGCATATTGTTTGTGCCCGGCTACCTGAACTGCGGAGAGCTTTTGCACTGGTTCCTGGGCCCGACCGTCCTCAAGCAGGTGTCGCACTTCAGACTTGTGCGGCTTCACGATCGGCAGGGCGAGTACATGGTGCTGATCAAGTTCCGCAAGCCGCAGGACGCAAAGCGCTTCCAGTCTGAATACAATGGCAAGCGCTTCAACTCGCTGGACGGGACGACTTGCCACGTTGTGTACGTGAAGGAGATTATATTCAAGGACACCCTCTTCCCAGATCCCAACAaagacttcccatacttgCTGCGGGACCCGTTTACTAACGGATCGGGGATGGTTGAACTGCCCACCTGTCCTGTGTGTCTCGAGCGCATGGATAGCGATACCACCGGACTCATTACGACGGCGTGCCAGCATACGTTCCATTGCCAGTGTCTGGATAAGTGGAAGGACGGTCGCTGCCCCGTCTGCCGCTACTCGAATGCGCGTGAATGCGAGGACGGGGCAAACCAGTCTCACTGTGATGTGTGTGGAAGTAGCGAGAACCTCTGGGTGTGCCTGATCTGTGGGCATATGGGCTGCGGCCGCTACAATTCCAAACACGCCATCCAGCACTACGAGAGCAGCTCGCACTGTTTTGCGATGGACATCGCCACCAAACGTGTGTGGGACTACGCAGGCGATAACTATGTTCATCGCCTCGTCCAGAACGAAGTCGACGGCAAGCTGGTGGAGATTGGCGGTATTACCAGCAAGCGAACCCAGGAATACCACCTGGAGTATGTCCAGGTTCTGATTTCGCAGCTAGAGTCCCAGCGTGAATACTACGAGGCTAAGCTTGAGGCAGCGACCCCTGAGCCTTTACCCGACCTGACCGAAAAGTTCGAGCAGCTCAGACTCGAAGCCGGCCAGAGGTCTAAAAAACAGGAGCAGGCCATTGCAGATCTGTCTCACCAACTCCAGGAGGAACGCCTAATGAATACCGGGCTACGGGAAAACCTCGAACATCTATCTTCTGAGCTCGATAGTCTACGAAATCGGCACACTAGCCTAATTGCCGAGAATGAAGAGCTCCAGGGAACCGTTAAAGATCTGATGTTCCATCTTCAATCAGGACAAATGTTACGGGATGTCCCTGACGCCACAGAAGGTAGCCTGGTGGTCCAGACAGAAAAAGAGCCTACACCAAAGAAGAAACATAACAAGAAAAAGCCTCCGCATCGTTTTGGTAAATCATAA
- the TTI1 gene encoding Tti1p (Syntenic homolog of Saccharomyces cerevisiae YKL033W (TTI1)), producing the protein MAQDPAMVSGNDAAAFRTLKPFCVALSKLAFLPQQSFDGDSIELATSLEALRLQLQKCRETHKVVSPKIADYVFVPISSLLKQDSLCERSTGAVLGVIGELVKLCWSEAGTLPLPLAQQLLTLCAFLASPERGNSPILAKPGDFKWIAVDTLGALLQAIAVQKTAGVYDFNVTTHSSPALGHAVTILLDVLLHEVEDSALELRVVEILGMLYRDMIGDGEVLSYILPGNVSTFTKLLLKPGLTVNYMVVCALLDLFADLLCLVYGDASLGLSLRPIGSLQDALESGKRGAPGDAHGAITWPADRQGPHRNESWLRGTSGQLKKALGGLIPKLLMRSNQKINEHLNRFAQTVLKTCGDSLLQCQDELIKALLGTDDGGDPTLDLVRFRPTLTSLLEKDTEKLGEMIRLGSINELRIMKNLLAALGLVQNLESGFLTHVLTKLHSELYLHLQLEVPSIKNTKVLEQSGRLIVTSFDLESEDCYVRQLLRYIGKDTENAIEALVRGIGARCKTETLDDIVGWLLSSHSEPLPSALAIWLSSQLLQGYILQPSVKDQCEEYLVFDEDSDNTPLNCTYALLEQCTQLLTTSTTSISEVTKGTLSGADEMTALLCLDGFRTAIKVMQEDFRDELIEYLYPLVDSLASSSQDIRSMAQLAILELSGVLYGGSVRTLLLDNTDYMIDCISLRLENCVTDRVATILGVLCKIVGFEIVEQFQDVINQIFRMLDYYHGYQDLTLEFFLLFEVIVEEIRNKYMSQKTDLLLPSSTHASRSNFQPWGNTNLDQMLLLLTPQKESAVDSPEDPSHDHFSASQFFKDRLEADSDDEVDETDDAQAEPQADIWESPIPREPYRILLQFINYCDRLLTHPSKHVRIQILRLLQKLIPMLATQYNTMLPKIARVWDLLVDLATGSDPALLKETFAVLTLAVSHSGDFLNKRFIDFWAKLRLESSLFGQQRARKMHQFLSKPPLDLQHTSSPLREAQLSLCSLLVAGIANCELLLSEKKLADMLSFIKACNATDHLILQHKLSMHCIDILYSFSA; encoded by the coding sequence ATGGCGCAAGACCCTGCTATGGTTTCTGGTAACGACGCAGCCGCATTTAGAACGCTCAAGCCTTTCTGCGTGGCGCTTTCTAAGTTGGCGTTTCTTCCACAGCAGTCGTTCGATGGAGATTCGATTGAACTGGCCACAAGTCTCGAAGCGCTGCGGCTACAATTACAGAAATGCCGTGAAACACACAAGGTAGTTTCGCCGAAGATTGCAGACTATGTGTTTGTCCCTATATCGTCCCTTCTGAAGCAGGATTCGCTGTGTGAGCGAAGCACGGGAGCTGTGCTGGGGGTCATCGGGGAACTGGTAAAGCTGTGCTGGAGCGAGGCCGGGACGCTTCCCCTTCCacttgcgcagcagctgttgACCCTGTGTGCGTTCTTGGCTAGCCCAGAACGCGGCAATTCGCCTATCTTGGCCAAGCCTGGGGACTTCAAGTGGATTGCCGTCGATACGCTGGGGGCGCTACTCCAGGCCATAGCGGTCCAGAAGACGGCAGGAGTGTACGACTTCAACGTGACGACGCACTCCTCTCCGGCTCTCGGGCACGCGGTGACCATTCTGCTggacgtgctgctgcatgAGGTTGAGGACTCGGCGCTAGAGCTGCGCGTGGTTGAGATCTTGGGAATGCTTTACAGAGACATGATCGGCGACGGCGAGGTGCTGTCGTACATTTTACCTGGCAATGTTTCGACGTTCACCAAGCTCCTGCTGAAGCCAGGCCTGACGGTCAACTACATGGTTGTCTGTGCTCTACTGGATCTCTTTGCAGACCTCCTCTGCCTGGTGTATGGCGATGCCAGCCTGGGACTATCGCTGCGACCAATTGGCAGTCTTCAAGATGCATTGGAGAGTGGTAAGCGCGGAGCGCCTGGTGATGCTCACGGTGCTATTACATGGCCCGCAGATAGACAGGGCCCGCATAGGAACGAAAGCTGGCTGCGCGGCACATCAGGCCAGTTAAAGAAGGCCTTGGGTGGTCTGATACCGAAGCTGTTGATGCGCAGCAACCAGAAAATCAACGAGCATCTGAACCGGTTTGCGCAAACTGTGCTGAAGACATGCGGGGATTCCCTGCTGCAATGCCAAGACGAGCTTATCAAGGCACTATTGGGTACGGACGATGGCGGCGATCCTACTCTCGATTTGGTGCGTTTCCGTCCAACGTTGACCAGTCTGCTGGAAAAAGACACAGAGAAGCTGGGAGAAATGATTAGACTAGGATCCATTAACGAGCTACGAATAATGAAAAATCTTCTGGCAGCTCTAGGTTTAGTACAGAATCTGGAATCCGGTTTTCTTACACATGTCCTCACGAAACTACATTCAGAATTATATTTGCACTTGCAGCTCGAAGTGCCCTCGATTAAAAATACCAAAGTTTTAGAACAATCTGGCCGACTAATCGTAACTAGCTTCGACTTAGAGAGTGAGGATTGCTATGTGCGGCAACTACTTCGCTACATTGGTAAAGATACTGAAAATGCGATTGAGGCTCTTGTCCGTGGAATTGGCGCTCGCTGTAAAACTGAAACGCTAGACGATATTGTCGGATGGCTGCTATCGTCGCACAGTGAACCCCTACCGTCCGCTCTCGCAATCTGGCTGTCTTCTCAGCTGCTTCAAGGCTATATTTTGCAACCGTCGGTAAAGGACCAATGTGAAGAATATTTAGTATTTGATGAAGACTCCGATAATACTCCACTGAACTGCACGTATGCGCTGTTGGAGCAATGTACACAGTTACTTACCACCTCCACCACCAGCATCTCTGAAGTGACTAAGGGCACGCTCTCAGGGGCGGATGAGATGACCGCTCTGCTCTGCTTGGATGGATTCAGGACGGCTATCAAAGTGATGCAAGAAGACTTCAGGGATGAACTTATAGAATATCTGTATCCATTGGTGGATTCGCTTGCATCATCATCCCAGGACATCCGTTCAATGGCACAGCTCGCGATATTAGAACTGAGCGGTGTACTTTATGGCGGCTCGGTCAGAACCTTACTATTGGATAACACGGACTATATGATAGACTGCATTTCGCTGAGACTAGAGAACTGCGTCACTGACAGGGTAGCCACGATACTGGGCGTTCTATGCAAAATTGTCGGGTTTGAGATAGTCGAACAATTCCAAGACGTCATAAACCAAATATTCAGAATGCTGGACTACTATCACGGCTACCAAGATCTTACTTTGGAGTTCTTTCTACTTTTTGAAGTGATAGTAGAGGAGATAAGAAATAAATACATGTCCCAGAAGACAGATTTGCTACTGCCGTCCTCCACCCATGCTTCTCGAAGCAATTTCCAGCCGTGGGGCAATACAAATCTCGACCAGATGTTGTTGCTTTtgacaccacaaaaggaATCCGCAGTCGATTCACCAGAGGACCCCTCACATGATCATTTTTCTGCCTCTCAATTCTTCAAAGACCGCCTTGAAGCAGACAGCGACGATGAGGTGGACGAAACGGACGATGCCCAGGCAGAGCCCCAGGCAGACATCTGGGAGTCTCCCATACCGAGAGAACCCTACCGCATTCTACTCCAATTTATAAATTATTGCGACCGCCTCCTGACACATCCCTCCAAACATGTCCGCATTCAAATCCTGAGGCTCCTGCAGAAACTCATACCGATGCTGGCCACTCAGTACAACACAATGCTCCCAAAGATAGCCCGCGTATGGGATCTACTTGTGGATCTCGCTACAGGCTCGGATCCCGCCCTGCTCAAAGAGACTTTTGCCGTCCTGACACTTGCTGTTTCACATAGTGGTGACTTCCTGAACAAGCGGTTTATAGACTTCTGGGCCAAGCTCCGCCTTGAGTCCTCCCTTTTTGGCCAACAGCGGGCCCGCAAGATGCACCAGTTTTTGTCCAAACCCCCACTCGATCTCCAGCACACTTCCTCTCCCCTTCGCGAGGCACAGTTGAGCCTGTGCAGTCTCTTGGTCGCCGGCATTGCAAACTgcgagctgctgctttCAGAGAAAAAGCTTGCCGATATGCTCTCATTCATAAAAGCATGCAATGCAACAGACCACCTAATACTACAACACAAACTCTCGATGCACTGTATTGACATTCTGTACTCATTTTCTGCGTAA